ctgcacagtgcaataggcgctgctgtggagaaggacatacctgacagactgtcagaaacgcccttctgtctGTAAAACGGTACTggaactgatagctctttacccggggcacagatcgggaattcagcgcactgtcgactttccagcagtatatagaactgcctgtgccccgaaccatgaaaggtcctctttaactgttttataaaaaaaataataatgtgaaAATGCATCATAAATAAAGCACAgttcaaaaatacaaaaaaaaaaaaagatgcaagttACACCAACCCCCCCTCCACATACACAcaagtaagggcaggttcacacttgcgcctggtgttcactttgtgggtttccatcttctgccgacagggtatggaaacccggcagtgagtgcccgtgagcgtcttctggtctcaatggcgaaacctttttttttttttttaaccggacacaaagtcctgcaagtccaactttgtgcctggttaaaaaaaaaaaaaacggtttcgccgcagagaccagaagacgctcaaatgaatgggtttgaaaactgactgccggtttccgtcttctgtccagtttcttgggcagaggacagaaacctgcaaagcgcaggtgtgaacccgccctaactaaaTAATTGTGCCccattatatatatttctgtatttatGGTTTCTCTATGCGAATTGAACAAAGCATGGAGGGGCCTGAGGCAGGTGAGACGTAAACAGAAaacactcacctctcctcagCGCTCTGTCTGCCGCCAAAGACCAAGAAACCATGTGCTTGATGTGGCCCTGCGGTCACTCGCGAGCTTTTGGCTCTGGCCCATTAGCATGCAGTTATGTTCTGGTCACTGCCTCCATCTTGGCTGTAGTGGAGTCTAATCTCCACTTATTGTCTGACCCCAGGCTCGGATCGGTTCACTGACCCCTCTGCAGCTTTGTTTAGTTTGGCCGCTGTGCACACGGACAGATTATGTCAATGAAAATGTCAAACTGACTATAAAGATAAGAAGCTCTCGTATAAATGAATATATGACTGCGGAGAGAGGAGCCCTGAAGTGGCCGATCAACAACCTGCGCTAAGCCTGGATCTCCACCTTCTAGTAGCCAAAACCCCAGCCGAGTCCAGTGTCAGGTGACCTCGTAGCTTTGCCAGTAGTACTGGGGATTTACATGTGACGCTCAGCAGCCATTTACCATCATATTACTAGCCAGAAAACCCCACTGCTGGCCACAATCCCCAGCACATGGGCAGGGCTGCAGTTACTGAACATCTATACCCAGTATAACGCTCGGATGATGTGTGATCAGGATCCTGGGACACGTTGGGTTAATGTCTTCGGCATACACTTGAGGAAGCTTTGTGTACTCAGGGTGTGTGTAATAGGGCTGTGATCTGTACACAAGACAGGGTTGATCTAATGTGATTGACCTAGTCATGTATGACATTCATTTGTTAATTTtatattgtttgttttatttttttatagatttgttttTTCCTCCCGTTACACCCAGAGCAGCCGCTACCTTACAGTCTGCATATGGTCGGCAGTAAATGTCTATTATACGACAGGCCTGTATATTAGCCTTGTGCACAACCTAACATATTACTGCTGGATTTTGTTGCATTAATGGGTACTGACCACGTCGCCATTGCGTTTTCTGTTTACACCATGCCATCCGTATCTATTATATCGTCCAACCCAGCCAGGGGTCCAGAGGCTTTTATACAGCAGGTGGTTGGCTCCTGTTTCCTTACCAgcttatactcctgtatactttTCCAGTGGTGACCATGGATGATTCCGTTCCTGAGGAGCACAAATCTGTGCCGGGAGGAGTTGGAGAGAACCAGCATGATCCTCTCCCATCCCAAGAAGATGGCCTGGAGCAAGGGAGTGTcaaagaagaagaggatgatgagGTGGTGTCCGGAGGAGAGACGACCACGGGAGGCCGAGACCCGGAGGTGACAGTGGAGATTGGCGAGACCTACCTGTGCCGGAGAGCAGACAACACCTGGCGTAAGAGACTGAAGGCTACAAAAATGATGTCACTACTTCCAGAATGTTTTAGGGGTGATAGAAATTAGGAGAGGGGACCTGTAATATCATGGAGGGAAGATTTCACTTTTTACCATCTGAGCCATCAACGTATAAACGTGATATTTTTTTGGTGTTTTCACGTgtgcacgttttttttttaatgtagtctTTGAAGCCAAAAGTCGGAGTGAATGCAGAGAAATTTGTCCTTTACCTATTCTCTTTTTATTCTCCACACCTAatattggcttcaaaaactgcataaggccggggccccacgggacgcaaATGCCGcgaaaaatcatggcgttgtacagtgcaagcaaaggggatgggattcatgcccatgcccactttgcggaaaaaaacacagtgcggacacgctgcaatttgccaagccgttgcggctttgcaaatcgcagtatgtcaattatatctacggaaacgccggcggctttctcgtagatataatgggaagagaaagtccgcagaggaaaactctgcgctgcagaaagaactgcaatgcgatcacgcagcagcGCTTTACCGCTGCGATTGCGGCCCGTaggtccttagcctaaaaaaacCTGTACATGTGTACGCATCCTTAGGAGAACATTGTCTTGTTTGCAGACTCTGCGGAGGTGATTCAGTCCCGGCTGAACGAGCAGGAGGGAAGAGAAGAGTTCTACGTGCACTATGTCGGCTGTAAGTACCTGGTCCTTGTAGCTTTCAGCCTCTTTCACATCCCTGAGTGCCAGGCTGCCATGTGACCTTTTGTTCTTTGTCTCCCCATTTCTCTTTTGTCTCAGTCAACCGTCGTTTGGACGAGTGGGTGGATAAAAATCGCCTGGCGCTGACCAAAACCGCAAAAGACGCAGTTCAGAAGAACACAGACCAGTACTTGAATGAACTGTCAGAACAACCAGAGAGGAAAATCACCCGAAACCAGAAAAGGAAACATGATGAGATCAACCATGTTCAGAAGGTGAGCTGTCAGAATCTGCCATTCGCCACATCCACctatcctatacagtgtataactgGGGGGTGCCCATCCGGTCACTACCTTAACATGGCGTGGATTTGTTAGGCcggattcacacagggtttttctggaggccacctcaggttccggtccaaaatacgggtagctgcgactggatgccagtgcagtgcatcggcatccagtcgcgcactcagctccggattaggcccaaatgaatgggcctagtcgggaggagggaatgtcttcaggcggattcacaagGCGACTCcacctaaagaatgagcatgtcggttCTTTTTGTCGGgacaaaccgctcccggaaaaaagaattgaccggctcccattcatttcaatgtgagccgtctttttggtcaggattttgaggcggacatggcctcaaaatccttgcccaaaaaaccccgtatgaacccggccttacagcaCTAGCTCCTCCGACTGCTTATTCTATGTAGCGGTCCCTGTATGAGGCGCAGAACAGTTAGCGGCTCATATGACCCCAGACTCCTGACAGACTTACATCTTTCTAATCCAGTTTCCATATTGTTTGTAGACTTATGCAGAGATGGATCCCACCACCGCTGCGCTGGAGAAGGAGCACGAGGCGGTGAGTGACCGCGAGGACACAAGTTCCTGTGACTATCCCGCACTGCACACTTAATTTCCTGCTATtctttatcattttattttttctttaatctTTAGATCACAAAAGTTAAATATGTAGACAAAATCCACATCGGGAACTACGAAATCGACGCGTGGTACTTTTCGCCATTCCCAGAAGATTATGGAAAGCAGCCAAAACTGTGGGTGTGCGAGTATTGTCTGAAGTACATGAAGTTTGAGAAGAGTTATCGCTATCACCTGGTAAGAAACCGTGCAGTTTCTTTTGTATGTGATGGGCACCAATAAAGTGATTCACACTAAAGTGATTCAAAAGCAAAGTGACTTGAAGAAAAGGCGTGACTTCCTCTGTCTTTGTCCCTCTCCAGGGCCTGTGCCAATGGCGGCAGCCTCCAGGCAAGGAGATCTACAGAAAGAACAACATCTCGGTTTATGAGGTTGATGGAAAAGACCACAAAATCTACTGCCAGAACTTGTGTCTCCTGGCCAAGCTCTTTCTGGATCACAAGACTCTGTACTTTGACGTGGAGCCGTTCGTCTTCTACATTTTGACCGAAGTTGACCGGCAAGGAGCGCACATCGTGGGATATTTCTCCAAGGTAAAATCAGGAAAAATGAATTGCAACCATCTGCTTTGTCTTAAGACCTCAGAAATGGCTAATGGGAGCTGTATCATTTCAGGAAAAAGAATCTCCAGATGGAAATAACGTGGCTTGTATCCTGACCCTGCCACCATACCAGCGGCGCGGTTACGGAAAGTTTCTCATCGCCTTCAGTAAGTGACTGCTTTGAACACTGCACTGTTATGTCTTCTGAGACTTcttaagagttaaaggggttttctgcagACTGCCAGAGAAGGTAGTTGGTGTCAGAATGAACCATGCATTTGGTGAAAGAAAactaaaataagaaactttgtaatgtatgatTTCCCTCTCCACTTATTAGGTTGCGCTCCTCCATGTTTTCACTCAGTCATTGTACTATCTTTAACCTCGCACACAGAAGTCTTTGGAGAGGAGGCTGCTAACAGGAGATTCCTTGCTTCAGTCTGTCCAGTGTTTcagtcttatcttgaagatactGTATGAGAAGAGCTCCTGGACTCATTGTAGCAGCGGTTATTTGTGTGTTTTCCTGCAGCCTCCTTCTcagctctccatagacttctctggaaagagtaactcagcctgaaaagtggagaaagaaacaGATTTATTTAACAAGACAATATATCAATTAAAAGGTTTCTTTATTCCCCTGAACTAGACATGTATGGGAAGCTGTTgtataattggaggtatgcttttAATGGATATTCTATAAATCAGAAACCCCGACCTGAGTCATTCTCTACAAAGTCTAATGGAAATCTGAAATAAATTAATTATGAAGCAGGGAAATGAACCatctaggtcagtgatggcgaaccttttagagaccgagtgcccaaactgcaatccaaaacccactaatttatcacaaagtgtcaaCACGGCAATTTGACCTTAGTATTGTGCAGATCCATAATTGTGGTCAATTACGGATGGTCTGTAATAGTAtaacttgtctgctataaaacagatactgtgtgatacaaATAGTGAAGGaaacccacacagtacaatctgacccacactcaccccacacagtacaatgtgctccacactgaccccacatagtacaatctgaccCACAGTGACCTGCACAAAATACAATCtaccccacagtggctcccacacagtacaatctggcctcCACAtcgtacagtctgctccacagtggcccatacacagtacaatttgctccacacagtataatctgctgcaaagtggcccccacacagtacacagatgggtgcccacagagagggctctgagtgccacctctgacacGCGTCCCATGGGTTTGCCATCATGGATCTAGACAGTACATGTCAGGAGTCCATCAGATCACACTTTTTATCTGTTTAGTAGATCCATTTAATGGAGGCAAATGGCCGGCCATCTGATTACATAGCGGTTGTTtttgggatttatttatttattttatttgtctgACCAATTGGCCGTGAATTTGCATGTATTAATCAGATGTCATAAAAATAACTTCATCTGAATGGAGCCTGAGACCTCTCTGATGCTGGGGATGTGGTTCAGAGCCTGCTGTCCTCTGCCAGCCTTCTGCTCCCGTGCTTGGTGCCAAGTTTCAGTAtcgtgatgtcatccctggtatAAGTATTCCGGGAGGGGCACAGAGCAGTGGAAATAATCTGGTTCCTTCTACCTGCTAGAGATCTGTGCGAGTCTACTAAAGGTTTTCTTGTCCTTCACTTGTTGCTCTGCTGAGTCCTCATAAGGACAGTGTGGTGCCTAAGCCTTAGAATTCgtgccagggacaggtaagaggTAAGGCTTCCTGATCCCCCAGGATGTGATGTGGTCAGGAGTCCTTGTTATGAGCCTGTGATCCTCTGCTCGATGCCACTGACAGTCTCCTATGACTCAGGTTATGAACTCTCAAAACTGGAGAACACAGTGGGCTCACCTGAAAAGCCTTTGTCAGACCTGGGCAAGCTAAGCTATCGGAGCTACTGGTCCTGGGTACTCCTGGAGATTCTGCGAGACTTCCGAGGAACACTCTCCATCAAGGACCTGAGGTGAGCCCGACGCCTATCTTCTGTCATGTTCCTCATGGTGTCCTGTACTTGTAACCCTTACACATTCCTCCCCCGCAGCCGAATGACAAGCATCACACAAAATGACATCATCGGAACATTGCAGTCACTGAACATGGTCAAATACTGGAAAGGACAACATGTCATCTGTGTCACCCCCAAACTAGTAGAGGAACACCTTAAGAGCGCACAGTACAAGAAGCCCCCCATTACAGGTAAGACTCTATGCCTCAgtgacatcacttttttttttttatcccatgtctttgtagaatgggaggaaatccacgcaatcacggggagaacatataaacttcttgcaggtgttgttcctggctggattcgagcccaggactccagcactgcaaggctgcagtactaaccactgagccaccgtgttgccccacctcGGTGACATCACTGCACCCTCGCTGAAGAGCATCCATTGATCAGACTCGTATTCACTACATTATATCTCTTGTTTCCCCCTGACAGTGGATTCACTAAACCTAAAGTGGGCCCCTCCAAAACACAAGTTAATGAAGGCCGCTAAGAAGTGAAGACATTGAAGGGCAAAGAAGATTGTTGTGAGGCAGTTGAACTGTTCCCTATGAAGGGATGTTCTCCCCAACAGACACGAGCCGGACACATGGTAACTGTGCTCTTCAGTAGCGAGACAGATGGAAGGCGCTGTCTGTAGTGGATCCTGGAGTTCATTTCTGTTCAAgggttttatatagttttttatttttttggattatGGATTTACAATAAAGGATGGAGTATTAAGAATTGCACCACCCACAGGATGGCAGCGGAAGAGCTCAACGTCCTAAGAATATGCCAATTATCCTTGTGGAAAGCAATATACCGCCCCTCCTTACCCTGTACTATTAATGTATATAGGGCTATACCCATTAACCCCCTGATATGTAGGCAGGGCAAGATGGTGGTGGAATAAAGTGGAATGTTCTGTGGACACTCGTCTCCATTTCTCTTCTGGTTGTTTGCCATTCTCTACCCAAAAATAACGTTGTGACGTATCACAGACATAATGTGGGAATAAAAAGAAaacttgaacttttttttttttgtcttcatctCAGCTTCTAAAAAGACACTATTTTGGTTTTTAGATTGCACGCTCTCTGTCACTCATGACATTACCTGGGCAGCTAGAGACAGTGTCATCTCTGCCCGCTGAGGAGGATGCTTGTGATTATCCTCTATAGACCAAGTATAATGTCCAGGAGCCGGACCAGTTATGACCTCCATTAtaaagaaatgggggaacatgtatGGTATTCTTCATATAGAAACTGCTGATGTATGTGATGGGTGACACATAGCACACCATATAGACTCAGGGGTGGAGCGGTGACTGAGACCTAGCCCCAGCCCAAGTCTAAtagaatctgcaagaaaaaaaacaaggtgAAAGACTGACACTTGGGATACCAGAACGGAGCATATGGGAAACTATCGTTTTGGTTGTAAGAGTCCCTTTAACGTTCTCATAGGGATTCTCCTTGTATATAAGAGGACAACTATTATAATATAATTTCTTGATGCAGAAATTGCAGAGGTGTGATGACGAGAGCAAGTCTCCGCCTGGACGGTCATTGGAGATGGTGAGGGCTACAGTTCGCAGATGTAAAGGTGGCAAAATAAAACCTACACTttatggggtgctgtgtcttTTACTGTTTATAAAGAACGTCAATGGTTTCTCTGACCTCGAGTTGTCACCTTGATGTCATCAAAGGGCAGTGAGCCTTACGTGAATGTATTATTACCCAGCAATGAAAGTAccccatatatacttgagtatgagccgaatttttcagcacagtttttgtgctgaaaaagaccccctcggcttatactcgagtcaagcaaaaaaaaatttttatttatgtaattttttttaggggagggggggaagtctatgaccagccgcaatagtaatgtatagaatctcccataaaatagtgtgtgtgtgggggggggaagcagctttaaaaataaaaaaaaaaaaaaaagttctaaatccctcctttccctggaatacatataaaagtagaaaatatctatgaaacacaaacacattaggtatccctgtgtctgacagtgcccggtctactgaatataggggatctgcagtgctcctgttccgtcgtgaaggggttaacaggagcactgcagataccctatagtcagccagactgaattcaaagtgggggggggggggggaaacagtcttcaagctcagggaaggggaagacagacaaccaaaactcccccagcaactactgcacccaaaaactccgaccattttaatttttgaaatttttcagtaactgctgcatctccccccaaggcttatactcgagtcgataagttttcccagttttttgtagtaaaattaggggcctcggcttatattcgggtcggcttatactcgagtatatacgataaccAAAATCTCTTCACATATGAAGTTGTCAGCCAAGGGTGTATCCTAACAGAAATTCTGTTCCCCACCCTCCTCGGTGTTCACCATCAATCTTTTTTGTCACCTCATTCAGAACTCAGGCCACACGGTCACCATGTAAATCATTTAGAATTTATTTACAGCCATTAGATGAGATGCAGGAGCCATAAAAGCCTGCAGGAGAGTTCTCAATGGTCCATGGAGGCATCGTCTGAGTCCAACCCCACCCCTAAGGGGCAGACATATGGACCACTTTCAACATACAAAAAAACAACTCAAGTCTCCATCAATGCTGTAAGGTGTTGCTCCTTCCCTCTAGGACATCTGGTAGCAAATGACCAAAGGAAGATGGTGTCCAAAGAGCCAGAGCTTGCCTTTCCCGGAATGGGGCCAGTATCACACCGGCCGCTGGAAGAGAGTTCGCCATTGTGGACAAAGTATCAACTGAAATGAGCGCCTGTCGTTGGTCGCATAGTCTGAATTACGGGCATGGCTTTAGCCAAACTTCAACATTTAGAAAAAGGCAGAGGACAGTATAAAGACAGGGATGGAGTGTATAATACATATGTGGGAAGAAAATCACACGACACGACATTGATCTCAGGACGTTTACAGGTCGGTCAGGAAATAAGCGGACAGCCAGTACAGCGGCAACATTGCTAGTGTGATTAGGACCATGGATCCACTGTTAGGGTAGGGGTGGAGTGTGCCATCCGCTGCTTTACAGCCATTCTCTTGATCTGGCACCGGGGTCGCATCCACAACGAAGTTATCGATCAGAGCATCTGGAACGAGGCTCTGGATCCAGTTGATGTTGGCAGTGATTAAAGTGAAGACGCCAGGTTTGTTTGGTGCTCCACACTCCTCACCCCAGCTGACTACTCCAATCTGGTACCAATTGCCATTTGTGTAACAGGAGAGGGGTCCACCTGAGTCACCCTGAAACGGTAATAAGAATAGAAGTCAAGGTTATGTAGGTCAATAAATGCCAAGTGGTAATAACAATCACCAATATCCAGGCCtaacaatgacaaaaaaaaaaaaagtcattgatgCTAAaaagaaaatggggggggggggggggggggtccacatggtggcccagtggttagcactgcagccctgcagcgctggagtcccggtgttcaaatcccgccaagggcaaaaaaacatctgcaaggagcttgtatgttctccccgtgtttgcatggatttccatcccatattccaaagacatactgatagggaaaaatgtacattataagctctatgtggggctcacaatctacaaaaaaaaaagaaaatggtctGCAGTGGTCTAACCAAAGACCCCCTTGTATAAGGAAAGTGGTCACTACTGACTAGAGTTTATGTACCTGACAGGCATCGACAGATCCATCAACAGTCCCGGCGCAGATCATGTCCTGATTTATAGATGATATGGTGTTATCAGTGGGATTGATTTTGTACAGACAATTGCACGTCTTTTGGCTGATGATTGTCACTTGCCCAACTTGAAGAGTTTGGGGTTGTTTGAGTGGCTCTGCAAAGATAAAAATGTGCTCAGTAACCTGCACTGTACataaggggggagggggtgaaaCAATAGATAATGTGCCAGCCCTTACGTGATTGTTGAATATGGCCCCAGCCAGTGATCTTGCATTTAAAACCAGCTGGAATCTGGACATTGGCAGCAGGCAGTCGAATGGGCTGGACATTATTGTTGAAGGTCAATGGGGCCTTTAATTTGACCACAGCAATGTCAAAACTATAGCCTTCTGATGTGTACGATGGGTTCCTAAAACATCTATCCACACCGACTGTCTGGGTAAGAGGGTCTGTGTTGGAAAGAGAGGTCGTCCCAGCAATAACCTGATAATCTGTATCTTTATGTTCCCTGGAAAACACAACAAGAATAGGAGTCAGTACCCTGCACGGTAGTGTGCCCATTACCTTGGGTCCACCACACTGACAACATTCATCAGTGGAGTGACCGATACCGCTATGCAAGTGTCTTGGAATTGAAcgattggggttattcagtttagaaaacagatgtctacggggagatctaataacaatgtacaaatacatgaagcgaCAGCACAAAGGACTATCTAATCTTTTTACTCttaggccagtgacaagaggacatcctctacgtctggagaagAGAAAATCTGACCAGCAACATAGTAGGGGATCCTTTACaataagaacaacgaggctctgggactctctgccccaggaagtggtgatggtggattcattgaacaagttcaaagaggacctggatgcctttctcgaagagaacaatattatgggttctagattttgttaaggacacgttgagccaggattttatactgactgccagattagagtcgggaaggaattttttccactgaaatggggcaattggcattttttctgccttcctctggatcaacactgtagggttatttgatggactgatgtcttcatctactatgtaactattagtgttgagcgaatagtattcgtcgaatacctcgccggcataggaatgcgtgtaatggGCCGaaaaccaaggggttaaacgcatcgaatcttcaaagcgtttaaccctttggtgtttggccaattacacgcattcctatgccggcaaggtattcgacgaatattatttgctcaacactagagatgagcgaacactgttcggatcagccgatccgaacagtgttcgctcatctctactcaacacTGATACTGATACTAACTTCAGTAACTGATACTGAATTCACCAGAGACAGTCCAGCACAGTTTCAGGATTGGTAATGGAGCTGCCCCCGGCATTAAGCACCAATGCATCCCATAACTATCTACAATGTTCTCAACCGAATAACACCCTGTTCCCTGATGCTCCTTCCTTCTTTATACCTGTAGGGAATATCAGAGGAGAAGGGCATATTCACATCTACTTTGTTTCATCTGTTCTTATGGTCTGTTGGATTAAatgataaagactagagatgagcgagtactgttcggatcagccgatccgaacagcacgctcgcatagaaatgaatggacgtagccggcacgcggggggttaagcggccggcgtcaaagcggaagtaccaggtgcttccattcttttctatggagcggctgatccgaacagtactcgctcatctctaataaagacggtCCATTTTATCGTGAACAACAATGGATCCCGAAGGGCCCCATTAACTAACTGATATTTTCTCACAGacattgacagaaaaaaaaatcaatcttgCAGGACTTAATTAGCCAATGtacatgtgaacgtagccttaaggGCCTATTAGATGGGACAATTTATATTTGGAATAATTCCAACTATAACCTGTTGCTTGTTTTTCCGGCGATCTGTTTTCAATAGCGCAAAAAAAATTGCCTGTTACAGCAGACCTCTTAGACAGGGCAGTGTGCTGACATCAGACAATGGGGCACATGTATTAAGGCACTTTAAATAGGCGCAAAAGCCCTCCAGTCCATAGGCAGCATAAAAGGTCAGGTCAGACTTTTTGAACAAAATGGGACAAAGTGCACATGGCCTTATAAAGGTGCAACTAAACTAAGAAGTGCacagcatttaaagaggacctttcatggtccggggcacaggcagttctatatactgctggaaagctgacagtgcactgaattcagcgcactgtcggctttcccgatctgtgccccggttaaagagctagcggtcccgataccgtagctctttacagtcagaagggcgttcctagcagtcaggtatgtccttctccacagcagcgcctatcacgctgtacagtggagaagggtgttgcagtagtctaagcgggagattatgagggcatggacgagcgtcttagtagtttcaggggtgaggaaggagcggattcggtggatgttcttgagttggaggcggctggaagtgttgagggtttgaacgtgtgacttgaaagataggtcggagtccagggttaccccaaggcatcgggcctgtgagacaggggtaattgtggttccgttgactttgatagatgggtcaggtggaggggccatacggggtggggcgaagataattgtggatgcagctctggaagtgatTGGAGCTTAAAGGGGAATTTCCAAAATAAACAATTATTGGCTATTGCAGAATAGGTAATAAGTACAGTACTTATTGCAGTGAGATCCTCTAAGGACATTTTATCACAGTGCTGTGAATGTAGCTATGGATGTGAGTGGAGTAgaagatgtgatgtcatcagaccaGCCCCTACTAAACAAA
This region of Leptodactylus fuscus isolate aLepFus1 chromosome 8, aLepFus1.hap2, whole genome shotgun sequence genomic DNA includes:
- the KAT8 gene encoding histone acetyltransferase KAT8 isoform X2 produces the protein MDDSVPEEHKSVPGGVGENQHDPLPSQEDGLEQGSVKEEEDDEVVSGGETTTGGRDPEVTVEIGETYLCRRADNTWHSAEVIQSRLNEQEGREEFYVHYVGFNRRLDEWVDKNRLALTKTAKDAVQKNTDQYLNELSEQPERKITRNQKRKHDEINHVQKTYAEMDPTTAALEKEHEAITKVKYVDKIHIGNYEIDAWYFSPFPEDYGKQPKLWVCEYCLKYMKFEKSYRYHLGLCQWRQPPGKEIYRKNNISVYEVDGKDHKIYCQNLCLLAKLFLDHKTLYFDVEPFVFYILTEVDRQGAHIVGYFSKEKESPDGNNVACILTLPPYQRRGYGKFLIAFSYELSKLENTVGSPEKPLSDLGKLSYRSYWSWVLLEILRDFRGTLSIKDLSRMTSITQNDIIGTLQSLNMVKYWKGQHVICVTPKLVEEHLKSAQYKKPPITGQ
- the PRSS8 gene encoding prostasin → MEQPLCRLILLLGVVNLAFGQISDRIVGGEDGNIQHYPWQVSLWFDSRHVCGATIISPTAVLTAAHCVPSEHKDTDYQVIAGTTSLSNTDPLTQTVGVDRCFRNPSYTSEGYSFDIAVVKLKAPLTFNNNVQPIRLPAANVQIPAGFKCKITGWGHIQQSQPLKQPQTLQVGQVTIISQKTCNCLYKINPTDNTISSINQDMICAGTVDGSVDACQGDSGGPLSCYTNGNWYQIGVVSWGEECGAPNKPGVFTLITANINWIQSLVPDALIDNFVVDATPVPDQENGCKAADGTLHPYPNSGSMVLITLAMLPLYWLSAYFLTDL
- the KAT8 gene encoding histone acetyltransferase KAT8 isoform X1 gives rise to the protein MDDSVPEEHKSVPGGVGENQHDPLPSQEDGLEQGSVKEEEDDEVVSGGETTTGGRDPEVTVEIGETYLCRRADNTWHSAEVIQSRLNEQEGREEFYVHYVGFNRRLDEWVDKNRLALTKTAKDAVQKNTDQYLNELSEQPERKITRNQKRKHDEINHVQKTYAEMDPTTAALEKEHEAITKVKYVDKIHIGNYEIDAWYFSPFPEDYGKQPKLWVCEYCLKYMKFEKSYRYHLGLCQWRQPPGKEIYRKNNISVYEVDGKDHKIYCQNLCLLAKLFLDHKTLYFDVEPFVFYILTEVDRQGAHIVGYFSKEKESPDGNNVACILTLPPYQRRGYGKFLIAFSYELSKLENTVGSPEKPLSDLGKLSYRSYWSWVLLEILRDFRGTLSIKDLSRMTSITQNDIIGTLQSLNMVKYWKGQHVICVTPKLVEEHLKSAQYKKPPITVDSLNLKWAPPKHKLMKAAKK